A section of the Rhizobium sp. SSA_523 genome encodes:
- a CDS encoding MurR/RpiR family transcriptional regulator, translating into MTSPTHTVLDVIRLHYDGLTPAERKLADSLLENYPVSGLGSITTVADNAGVSTPTVARMVQKLGYKGYPEFQQHLHQDLEATISNPIAKHDRWAASAPTAHILNRFAEAITANLRGTLASLDVATFDGAADLLRDARRDIYFVGGRITGALAEYFFTHMQVIRPKTTLISTNRSAWPQYLLNMQSGDVLVIFDIRRYEQELAVLAEAAAASNVEIILFTDVWASPVARHARHVFKVRIEAPSAWDSSVVTLFTVEALIEAVQSASWESTRERMKSLETLFERSRLFRRPGSPEENSTRKINT; encoded by the coding sequence GTGACGTCGCCAACACATACGGTGCTGGATGTCATCCGTCTGCATTATGACGGCTTGACGCCGGCCGAGCGCAAGCTGGCGGACAGCCTGCTGGAGAACTATCCCGTGTCCGGCCTCGGCAGCATCACGACGGTTGCCGACAATGCCGGCGTCTCCACGCCGACGGTGGCCCGCATGGTGCAGAAACTGGGCTATAAGGGCTATCCCGAGTTCCAGCAGCATCTGCATCAGGATCTCGAAGCGACGATCTCCAATCCGATCGCCAAGCATGACCGCTGGGCGGCCAGCGCGCCGACGGCCCATATTCTCAACCGCTTCGCCGAAGCCATCACCGCCAATCTGCGCGGTACTCTGGCAAGCCTCGATGTGGCAACCTTCGATGGGGCTGCCGATCTCCTGCGCGATGCCAGGCGCGACATCTATTTCGTCGGTGGGCGCATCACCGGCGCGCTGGCCGAATACTTCTTCACCCATATGCAGGTGATCCGCCCGAAGACGACGCTGATTTCCACCAATCGCAGCGCCTGGCCGCAATATCTTCTGAACATGCAGAGCGGCGACGTGCTGGTGATCTTCGATATCCGCCGCTACGAGCAGGAGCTTGCCGTGCTGGCGGAAGCGGCAGCGGCCAGCAATGTCGAGATCATTCTCTTCACCGATGTCTGGGCCTCGCCGGTGGCGCGTCATGCCCGCCACGTCTTCAAGGTGCGCATAGAGGCGCCTTCGGCCTGGGATTCCTCGGTCGTCACCCTGTTTACCGTGGAAGCGCTGATCGAGGCCGTTCAGAGCGCGTCCTGGGAAAGCACCCGCGAGCGCATGAAGTCGCTCGAGACCTTGTTCGAGCGCTCGCGGCTGTTTCGCCGCCCGGGTTCGCCTGAGGAGAATTCGACAAGAAAAATCAATACCTAG
- a CDS encoding ABC transporter substrate-binding protein — protein MMTKFHRLLSMTTAMVVATASLAYAEPSAELIAAAKKEGMLTTIALPHDWCGYGEVIASFKKKYPEIQVNELNPDAGSADEVEAIKANKDNKGPQAPDVIDVGLAFGPQMKKEGLLQPYKVSTWDEIPANIKDADGHWYGDYYGVMAFLVNKDLVKTNPADWSDLLKPDYAGQVALAGDPRASNQAILSVLAAGMAGGAKPGKEAGDAGLKFFADLNKAGNFVPVIGKSGTLAQGATPIVVMWDYNALSAKDTLAGNPPVEVVVPASGVLAGVYVQGISAYAPHPNAAKLWMEHLYSDEGQNLWLKGYCHPARFNAMVKAGKVPQDLIDKLPPAAAYEKAYFPTLEEVDANKAAVTEGWDKVVGANVN, from the coding sequence GTGATGACCAAGTTCCACCGACTGCTTTCCATGACGACTGCCATGGTCGTTGCGACGGCAAGCCTCGCTTATGCCGAGCCGAGCGCCGAGCTGATCGCAGCTGCCAAGAAGGAAGGCATGCTGACGACCATCGCCTTGCCGCATGACTGGTGCGGCTATGGCGAGGTGATCGCCTCCTTCAAGAAGAAATATCCGGAAATCCAGGTCAACGAACTGAACCCGGATGCCGGCTCGGCCGACGAGGTCGAAGCCATCAAGGCCAACAAGGACAATAAGGGCCCGCAGGCCCCCGACGTCATCGATGTCGGCCTCGCCTTCGGTCCGCAGATGAAGAAGGAAGGCCTGCTGCAGCCTTACAAAGTGTCCACCTGGGACGAAATCCCCGCCAATATCAAGGATGCCGATGGCCACTGGTACGGCGACTACTACGGCGTGATGGCCTTCCTGGTGAACAAGGACCTGGTGAAGACCAATCCGGCAGACTGGTCGGACCTGCTGAAGCCGGACTATGCCGGCCAGGTTGCTCTCGCCGGTGATCCGCGCGCCTCCAACCAGGCAATCCTCAGCGTGCTGGCGGCCGGCATGGCGGGTGGCGCCAAGCCCGGCAAGGAAGCGGGAGACGCTGGCCTGAAGTTCTTTGCCGACCTGAACAAGGCGGGCAATTTCGTTCCCGTCATCGGAAAGTCGGGCACGCTGGCCCAGGGCGCAACGCCGATCGTCGTGATGTGGGACTACAATGCCCTTTCCGCCAAGGACACGCTGGCGGGCAATCCGCCGGTCGAAGTCGTGGTGCCTGCCTCCGGCGTTCTCGCCGGCGTCTATGTCCAGGGCATCTCCGCCTATGCGCCGCATCCGAACGCCGCCAAGCTGTGGATGGAGCATCTCTATTCGGATGAAGGCCAGAACCTGTGGCTGAAGGGCTATTGCCACCCTGCCCGCTTCAACGCCATGGTCAAGGCCGGCAAGGTTCCGCAGGACCTGATCGACAAGCTGCCGCCGGCTGCCGCCTATGAAAAGGCCTATTTCCCGACTCTCGAAGAAGTCGACGCCAACAAGGCCGCCGTCACCGAAGGCTGGGACAAGGTTGTTGGCGCCAACGTCAACTAA
- a CDS encoding ABC transporter permease subunit, with protein MSIDTADRPAVAAPARPVRRLPLHWLGILPFTAFVLLFLILPTMKIVIGAFQTPEGGLTLANVAGLFTPSILAAFWISIKISFASALLGCLIGFAMAAAVVLGGLPRAIRGPLLTFSGVASNFAGVPLAFAFLATLGPVGLVTAFLRSELGLDLRVLGFNILSFWGLTITYLFFQIPLMILIITPALDGLKREWREAASILGATNFQYWRLVAFPILMPSLLGTLALLFANAFGAVATAIALTGSSLNIVPILLFAQIRGDVLGDPHLGYALAFGMIVVTGLANAVYIWLRARSERWLK; from the coding sequence ATGTCGATTGATACGGCCGACCGGCCCGCGGTTGCCGCACCTGCCCGACCGGTCCGGCGCCTGCCACTGCACTGGCTCGGCATCCTGCCCTTTACGGCTTTCGTCCTGCTGTTTCTCATCCTGCCGACGATGAAGATCGTCATCGGCGCCTTCCAGACGCCGGAGGGCGGCCTGACCCTGGCAAATGTCGCCGGCCTGTTCACGCCCTCCATCCTTGCCGCCTTCTGGATCTCGATCAAGATCAGCTTCGCCTCGGCGCTTCTCGGCTGCCTGATCGGCTTTGCCATGGCGGCTGCCGTGGTGCTGGGCGGCCTGCCGCGCGCGATACGCGGTCCGCTTCTCACATTTTCCGGCGTGGCCTCCAATTTCGCCGGCGTGCCCCTGGCCTTCGCCTTTCTCGCAACGCTTGGCCCCGTCGGCCTCGTCACGGCCTTCCTGCGCAGCGAACTCGGGCTCGACCTGCGGGTTCTGGGCTTCAACATCCTGTCCTTTTGGGGCCTGACGATCACCTACCTCTTCTTCCAGATCCCGCTGATGATCCTGATCATCACACCGGCGCTGGACGGCTTGAAGCGCGAATGGCGCGAGGCGGCCTCCATCCTCGGCGCCACCAATTTCCAATATTGGCGCCTGGTCGCCTTTCCGATCCTCATGCCGTCGCTGCTTGGCACGCTGGCGCTGCTCTTTGCCAATGCCTTCGGCGCCGTGGCGACCGCCATCGCCCTCACCGGCTCGTCGCTCAACATCGTGCCCATTCTTCTCTTCGCGCAGATCCGCGGCGACGTTCTGGGTGATCCGCATCTCGGCTATGCCCTGGCCTTCGGCATGATCGTCGTCACCGGCCTTGCCAATGCCGTCTATATCTGGCTCCGCGCCCGCAGCGAGAGGTGGCTGAAATGA
- a CDS encoding ABC transporter permease, whose protein sequence is MKRLWAWAALIVGLLYFILPLLGMTNFSLKMRRGEYSFDAYAKVFADSRFHETFTYSVWMALLTIVFGIVLVVPTAYWVRLKLPFLRPYVEFITLLPLVIPAIVTVFGYIRLYNTSSWLPLTGSSIGTDVLLMFGYATLSLPYMYRAVDTGLRSIDIKTLTEAAQSLGAGWATIIGRIILPNVTVAVMSGAFVTFAIVLGEFTMAALLNKPAFGPYMQLLGANRAYEPAALAVIAFTITWACLGLMQLISRLQKTPQTPV, encoded by the coding sequence ATGAAGCGTCTCTGGGCCTGGGCCGCCCTCATCGTCGGCCTTCTGTACTTCATCCTGCCGCTCCTCGGCATGACCAATTTTTCGCTCAAGATGCGGCGCGGCGAATACTCCTTCGACGCCTATGCCAAGGTCTTCGCCGATAGCCGTTTCCATGAGACCTTCACCTATTCGGTCTGGATGGCGCTTCTGACAATCGTCTTCGGCATTGTTCTGGTCGTACCGACCGCCTATTGGGTGCGCCTGAAACTGCCTTTCCTGCGGCCTTACGTGGAGTTCATCACGCTTCTGCCGCTGGTCATCCCGGCCATCGTCACCGTCTTCGGCTATATCCGCCTCTACAACACGTCCAGCTGGCTGCCGCTCACCGGCTCCTCGATCGGGACGGATGTCCTGCTGATGTTCGGCTATGCGACGCTTAGCCTGCCCTATATGTACCGGGCGGTCGATACGGGCTTGCGCAGCATCGACATCAAGACCCTGACGGAGGCCGCCCAGAGCCTCGGCGCCGGCTGGGCGACGATCATCGGCCGCATCATCCTGCCCAATGTCACGGTGGCGGTCATGTCCGGCGCATTCGTCACCTTTGCCATCGTGCTGGGCGAGTTCACCATGGCAGCACTGCTCAACAAGCCTGCCTTCGGACCGTATATGCAGCTTCTCGGAGCGAACCGCGCCTATGAGCCGGCGGCGCTTGCCGTTATCGCCTTCACCATTACATGGGCCTGCCTCGGCCTGATGCAGCTGATATCCCGGCTGCAGAAAACACCGCAGACGCCGGTTTGA
- a CDS encoding ABC transporter ATP-binding protein, producing MSFLTLSHLQKSFGATRVVHDFNMAIERGEFVSFLGPSGCGKTTVLRMIAGFEAPSAGQIVIDGKDQTSLKPNQRNIGMVFQAYALFPNMNVFDNVAFGLKVAGKPKAEIAGRVKEMLKLIHLEHLADRYPYQMSGGQQQRVALARALAPAPQVLLLDEPLSALDAKIRVSLREEIRQIQRQLGITTVFVTHDQEEALSISDRIVVMNAGKADQIGTPSEIYNRPKTRFVAEFVGTLNIFEARVVDAASNRLMVAGHDIALGAIGGSALRSGDAVTVALRPEALSMQQHQQGDIALEGRVQHFGFHGSIIRAKLVVGDQTICIDMFNQANFSMPAIGETVRVYFSPADAVVLAA from the coding sequence ATGAGCTTTTTGACCCTGTCGCATTTGCAGAAATCCTTCGGCGCCACCCGCGTGGTGCACGACTTCAACATGGCGATCGAGCGGGGCGAATTCGTCTCCTTTCTGGGACCGTCCGGTTGCGGCAAGACGACTGTGCTGCGCATGATCGCCGGCTTCGAGGCACCATCCGCCGGTCAGATCGTGATCGACGGCAAGGACCAGACCAGCCTGAAGCCGAACCAGCGCAATATCGGCATGGTCTTCCAGGCCTATGCGCTGTTTCCGAATATGAATGTCTTCGACAATGTCGCTTTCGGCCTCAAGGTCGCCGGCAAGCCGAAGGCCGAGATCGCCGGACGCGTGAAGGAGATGCTGAAGCTCATCCATCTAGAGCATCTGGCGGACCGCTATCCCTACCAGATGTCGGGCGGGCAGCAGCAGCGCGTGGCGCTTGCCCGCGCGCTCGCCCCTGCCCCGCAGGTTCTGCTGCTCGACGAGCCGCTATCGGCGCTGGATGCCAAGATCCGCGTGTCGCTGCGGGAGGAAATCCGCCAGATCCAGCGTCAACTCGGCATCACGACGGTTTTTGTGACACATGATCAGGAAGAGGCGCTGTCGATCTCCGATCGCATCGTGGTGATGAATGCCGGCAAGGCGGACCAGATCGGCACGCCCTCGGAGATCTACAACCGTCCCAAGACGCGGTTCGTCGCCGAATTCGTCGGCACGCTCAACATATTCGAAGCCCGTGTCGTTGATGCCGCCAGCAACAGGCTGATGGTTGCGGGACACGACATCGCGCTTGGCGCGATCGGTGGCTCGGCCTTGCGGTCGGGCGATGCCGTGACCGTCGCCTTGCGGCCGGAGGCGCTGTCGATGCAGCAACACCAGCAGGGCGATATCGCGCTGGAGGGGCGCGTCCAGCATTTCGGCTTCCACGGCTCGATCATCCGCGCAAAGCTGGTGGTGGGCGATCAGACGATCTGCATCGACATGTTCAACCAGGCCAATTTCTCGATGCCTGCGATCGGCGAAACGGTGCGGGTGTATTTCTCGCCCGCCGATGCCGTGGTCCTGGCCGCCTGA